A stretch of Helicobacter pylori DNA encodes these proteins:
- a CDS encoding phosphoglycerate kinase, with amino-acid sequence MLAKMSFMQNVKNIQEVDVNHKRVLIRVDFNVPLDENLNITDDTRIRESLPTIQYCIDNKAKDIILVSHLGRPKGVEEKLSLKPFLKRLERLLNHEVVFSQNIAQLKQALNENAPTRIFLLENIRFLKGEEENDENLAKDLAGLCDVFVNDAFGTSHRKHASTYGTAKFAPIKVSGFLLKKEIDSFYQAFNHPLRPLLLIVGGAKVSSKLTLLKNILDLIDKIIIAGAMSNTFLKALGYDVQDSSVEDALINDALELLQSAKEKKVKVYLPIDAVTTDDILNPKHIKISPVQDIEPKHKIADIGPASVKLFSEVIESAPTIIWNGPLGVHEKQEFARGTTFLAHKIADTYAFSLIGGGDTIDAINRAGEKDNMSFISTGGGASLELLEGKILPCFEVLDKRH; translated from the coding sequence ATGTTAGCTAAAATGTCGTTTATGCAAAACGTTAAAAACATTCAAGAGGTGGATGTCAATCATAAAAGGGTGCTTATTAGAGTGGATTTTAATGTGCCTTTAGATGAAAATTTGAATATCACTGATGACACGCGCATTAGAGAGAGCTTGCCCACCATCCAATATTGTATTGACAATAAGGCTAAAGATATTATTTTAGTGAGCCACTTGGGCCGCCCTAAAGGGGTTGAAGAAAAATTGAGTTTAAAACCCTTTTTAAAACGCCTTGAAAGACTTTTAAATCATGAAGTGGTTTTTTCTCAAAACATCGCACAACTCAAGCAAGCCTTAAACGAAAACGCGCCCACAAGGATTTTTCTTTTAGAAAACATCCGCTTTTTAAAAGGCGAAGAAGAAAATGATGAAAATCTGGCTAAGGATTTAGCGGGCTTGTGCGATGTGTTTGTGAATGACGCTTTTGGCACGAGCCACAGAAAGCATGCCAGCACTTATGGCACCGCCAAATTCGCCCCTATTAAAGTGAGCGGGTTCTTACTCAAAAAAGAAATTGATTCGTTTTATCAAGCGTTTAACCACCCTTTACGCCCTTTGTTGTTGATTGTAGGGGGGGCTAAGGTCAGCTCCAAACTCACCCTATTAAAAAACATTTTAGATCTCATTGACAAAATCATCATTGCCGGAGCGATGAGTAACACTTTCTTAAAAGCCTTAGGCTATGATGTGCAAGATTCTTCTGTAGAAGACGCTCTAATCAATGACGCCCTAGAGTTATTGCAAAGCGCCAAAGAAAAAAAAGTCAAAGTCTATTTACCCATAGACGCTGTTACCACTGATGACATTCTCAACCCCAAACACATCAAAATTTCACCCGTCCAAGACATTGAGCCTAAACACAAGATCGCTGATATAGGGCCTGCGAGCGTGAAATTATTTTCTGAAGTCATAGAGAGCGCGCCCACGATCATATGGAATGGCCCCTTAGGCGTGCATGAAAAACAAGAATTTGCCAGAGGCACAACCTTTTTAGCCCACAAAATCGCTGACACTTACGCTTTCTCGCTCATTGGTGGGGGCGATACCATTGATGCGATCAACCGCGCGGGCGAAAAGGATAACATGAGCTTTATTTCTACCGGTGGGGGAGCGAGTTTGGAATTATTAGAGGGCAAAATTTTACCTTGTTTTGAGGTTTTGGACAAACGCCATTAA
- the corA gene encoding magnesium/cobalt transporter CorA, which produces MVNVFFKQQKFVIKKRFNDFNGFDIEENEVLWFELVNPTPNELATLSQEYAIHYNTDHSQRVSSVTKYWEDSSSVTINAFFTNQDENETFHTEMATFILSNNILFTIYYGTLEIFDSIQKKVLASPKKFEDGFDILTKIFEVYFEKGVECLEWINKQMSLLRKNIIFKETSTHDDILVRLSNLQEFNVALRDSFFDKRRIITALLRSNKVDSDTKNNLNIILTDFSSLVESTTVNLNSLDNIQNLFASQVNVEQNKIIKLFTVATMAMMPPTLIGTIYGMNFKFMPELEWQYGYLFALIAMAISTILPVLYFKKKGWL; this is translated from the coding sequence ATGGTGAACGTGTTTTTCAAACAGCAAAAATTTGTCATTAAAAAACGCTTTAATGATTTTAATGGTTTTGATATAGAAGAAAATGAAGTTTTATGGTTTGAATTAGTCAACCCCACGCCCAATGAATTAGCCACTCTAAGCCAAGAATACGCCATCCACTACAACACAGACCATTCCCAACGAGTCTCATCAGTAACCAAATATTGGGAAGACAGCTCCAGCGTTACGATCAACGCTTTTTTCACCAACCAGGATGAAAATGAGACTTTCCACACGGAAATGGCGACCTTTATTTTGTCTAATAACATTCTTTTCACGATTTATTACGGGACTTTAGAAATCTTTGATTCTATCCAAAAAAAGGTTTTGGCTAGCCCTAAAAAATTTGAAGACGGGTTTGATATTCTAACCAAAATCTTTGAAGTGTATTTTGAAAAAGGCGTGGAATGTTTGGAGTGGATCAACAAACAAATGAGCCTGTTGCGCAAAAACATCATTTTCAAAGAAACTTCTACGCATGATGATATTTTAGTGCGCTTGTCCAATTTGCAAGAATTTAATGTGGCTTTAAGGGATTCTTTTTTTGACAAACGGCGCATTATCACCGCTTTATTAAGGAGCAATAAAGTGGATAGCGATACTAAAAATAATTTAAATATCATTTTAACCGATTTTAGCTCTTTGGTGGAGTCTACAACGGTCAATCTCAACTCGCTTGATAACATTCAAAACCTGTTCGCTTCTCAAGTCAATGTGGAGCAAAATAAAATCATCAAGCTCTTCACTGTGGCGACCATGGCGATGATGCCTCCCACATTGATTGGCACGATTTATGGCATGAATTTTAAATTCATGCCGGAGTTAGAATGGCAATATGGGTATCTTTTTGCACTGATTGCCATGGCGATTTCTACGATTTTGCCTGTGCTCTATTTTAAAAAGAAGGGTTGGTTGTAG
- a CDS encoding TerC family protein: MEFLSSLLDALSTPHGIVSLATLTLLEIVLGIDNIIFITVMVYKLPKHQQNKAMILGLGLAMIARIGLLGSLFFISHLQKPLFAIAGMSFSWRDVVLLVGGAFLAFKALVELKEQIYPKEKHQEKAFGFFITLIEIMFLDIVFSLDSVITAIGIAKHLEVMALAIILSVIVMMFFSKIVGDFIERHYRIKTLAFVFLLVVGVFLFLEGLHLHVDKNYLYAGIGFALLIECLNIFIEKKMKKS; encoded by the coding sequence ATGGAATTTTTATCCTCACTCTTAGACGCTCTTTCTACACCGCATGGTATAGTCTCCTTGGCTACGCTCACGCTTTTAGAGATCGTTTTAGGGATTGATAACATCATTTTTATCACGGTGATGGTTTATAAACTCCCCAAACACCAGCAAAATAAGGCCATGATTTTAGGCTTGGGCTTAGCGATGATCGCTCGTATAGGGCTTTTAGGGAGTTTGTTTTTTATCAGCCATTTGCAAAAGCCTTTATTCGCTATAGCGGGCATGAGCTTTTCATGGCGTGATGTGGTGCTGCTTGTAGGGGGGGCGTTTTTGGCTTTTAAAGCGTTAGTGGAATTAAAAGAGCAGATCTACCCTAAAGAAAAACACCAAGAAAAAGCGTTTGGCTTTTTCATCACTTTAATAGAAATCATGTTTTTAGACATTGTCTTTTCTTTAGACTCCGTGATCACGGCTATTGGGATCGCTAAACACTTAGAAGTCATGGCGCTTGCTATTATTTTATCTGTAATCGTGATGATGTTTTTTTCCAAAATCGTTGGCGATTTTATTGAAAGGCATTATCGCATCAAAACTTTAGCCTTTGTTTTTTTGCTCGTTGTGGGCGTGTTTTTGTTTTTAGAAGGCTTGCATTTGCATGTTGATAAAAATTATTTGTATGCGGGTATTGGTTTTGCCTTACTCATAGAATGCTTGAATATTTTCATAGAAAAGAAAATGAAAAAAAGTTAA
- a CDS encoding outer membrane protein: protein MKIKKSLLLSLSLMLSLSRAEDDGFYMSVGYQIGEAVQKVKNTGALQNLADRYDNLSNLLNQYNYLNSLVNLASTPSAITGAIDNLSSSAINLTSATTTSPAYQAVALALNAAVGMWQVIAFGISCGPGPNLGPEHLENGGVRSFDNTPNYSYNTGSGTTTTTCNGASNVGPNGILSSSEYQVLNTAYQTIQTALNQSQGGGMPALNSSKNMVVNINQTFTRNPTTEYTYPNGNGNYYSGGSSIPIQLKISSVNDAENLLQQAATIINVLTTQNPHVNGGGGAWGFSGKTGNVMDIFGDSFNAINEMIKNAQTALAKTKQLNANENTQITQPDNFNPYTSEDKGFAQEMLNRANAQAEILNLAQQVADNFHSIQGPIQQDLEECTAGSAGVINDNTYGSGCAFVKETLNSLEQHTAYYGNQVNQEKALAQTILNFKEALNTLNKDSKAINSGISHLPNAKPLQNMTHATQNPNSPEGLLTYSLNADKYNQLQTTAQELGKNPFRRFGMISSQTNNGAMNGIGVQVGYKQFFGKKRRCGLRYYGFFDYNHAYIKSNFFNSASDVWTYGVGMDALYNFINDKNTNFLGKNNKLSVGLFGGFALAGTSWLNSEFVNLNMVGSIYSAKMNVANFQFLFNLGLRMNLARPKKKDSDHAAQHGMELGVKIPTINTDYYSFMGAELKYRRLYSVYLNYVFAY, encoded by the coding sequence ATGAAAATCAAAAAATCTCTCTTGCTCTCTCTTTCTCTCATGCTCTCATTATCAAGAGCTGAAGATGACGGCTTTTACATGAGCGTGGGCTATCAGATCGGTGAAGCGGTTCAAAAAGTGAAAAACACTGGAGCGTTGCAAAATCTTGCGGACAGATACGATAACTTAAGCAACCTTTTAAACCAATACAATTACTTAAATTCCTTAGTCAATCTAGCCAGCACGCCCAGCGCGATTACCGGTGCGATTGATAATTTAAGCTCAAGCGCCATTAATCTCACTAGCGCTACCACCACTTCTCCGGCCTATCAAGCTGTGGCTTTAGCGCTCAATGCCGCTGTGGGCATGTGGCAAGTCATAGCCTTTGGCATCAGCTGTGGTCCTGGCCCCAATCTTGGCCCAGAACATTTAGAAAATGGGGGCGTTCGATCGTTTGACAACACGCCCAACTACAGCTACAACACCGGTAGCGGAACGACCACCACCACTTGCAATGGAGCCAGTAATGTAGGGCCAAATGGTATCCTATCTAGTAGTGAATACCAGGTTCTCAATACCGCTTATCAAACTATCCAAACCGCTTTAAACCAAAGTCAAGGAGGCGGGATGCCTGCCTTGAATAGCTCTAAAAATATGGTAGTCAATATCAATCAAACTTTCACAAGAAACCCTACCACAGAATACACTTACCCCAATGGGAATGGCAATTATTATTCAGGCGGTTCATCAATCCCAATCCAGCTAAAGATTAGCAGCGTCAATGACGCCGAAAACCTTTTGCAACAAGCCGCTACTATCATCAATGTCCTTACCACTCAAAACCCGCATGTGAATGGTGGCGGTGGGGCATGGGGGTTTAGCGGCAAGACCGGGAATGTGATGGATATTTTTGGCGATAGCTTTAATGCTATTAACGAAATGATCAAAAACGCTCAAACAGCCCTAGCAAAAACCAAACAGCTTAACGCTAATGAAAACACCCAAATCACGCAACCAGACAATTTCAACCCCTACACTTCTGAAGACAAAGGGTTCGCTCAAGAAATGCTCAATAGAGCTAACGCTCAAGCAGAGATTTTAAATTTAGCCCAACAAGTAGCGGACAATTTCCACAGCATTCAAGGGCCTATCCAACAAGATCTAGAAGAATGCACGGCAGGATCGGCTGGTGTGATTAACGATAACACTTATGGTTCAGGTTGCGCGTTTGTGAAAGAGACTCTCAATTCTTTAGAGCAACACACCGCTTATTATGGCAATCAGGTCAATCAAGAAAAAGCCTTGGCTCAAACCATTTTGAATTTTAAAGAAGCCCTTAACACCCTGAATAAAGACTCAAAAGCGATCAATAGCGGTATCTCTCACTTGCCTAACGCTAAGCCTCTTCAAAACATGACGCATGCCACTCAAAACCCTAATTCCCCAGAAGGTTTGCTCACTTATTCTTTAAATGCAGACAAATACAACCAGCTCCAAACCACTGCGCAAGAATTAGGCAAAAACCCTTTCAGGCGCTTTGGCATGATCAGCTCTCAAACCAATAACGGGGCGATGAATGGCATTGGCGTGCAAGTGGGCTACAAACAATTCTTTGGTAAAAAAAGAAGGTGCGGGTTAAGGTATTACGGCTTTTTTGATTACAACCATGCTTATATCAAATCTAATTTTTTTAACTCGGCTTCTGATGTGTGGACTTATGGGGTGGGTATGGATGCGCTTTATAACTTCATCAACGATAAAAACACCAACTTTTTAGGCAAAAATAACAAGCTTTCTGTGGGGCTTTTTGGTGGTTTTGCGTTAGCTGGGACTTCGTGGCTTAATTCTGAATTCGTGAATTTGAACATGGTGGGTAGTATCTATAGCGCTAAGATGAATGTGGCTAATTTCCAATTTTTATTCAATTTAGGCTTGAGGATGAATCTCGCTAGGCCTAAGAAAAAAGACAGCGATCATGCCGCTCAGCATGGCATGGAATTGGGCGTGAAAATCCCTACCATTAACACGGATTATTACTCTTTCATGGGGGCTGAACTCAAATACAGAAGGCTCTATAGCGTGTATCTCAATTATGTGTTTGCTTACTAG
- a CDS encoding energy transducer TonB family protein — MKISPSPRKLSKVSTSVSFLISFALYAIGFGYFLLREDTPEPLAQAGTTKVTMSLASINTNSKVKTNAESAKPKEEPKEEPKKEEPKKEVAKPKPKPKPKPKPKPKPKPEPKLKPEPKPKPKPEPKPEPKVEKPKKEEPKEEPKKEEAKEEAKEKSTPKQVTTKDIVKEKDKQEESNKTSEGATSEAQAYNPGVSNEFLMKIQTAISSKNRYPKMAQIRGIEGEVLVSFTINADGSVTDIKVVKSNTTDILNHAALEAIKNAAHLFPKPDETVHLKIPIAYSLKED, encoded by the coding sequence ATGAAAATTTCTCCATCTCCACGCAAGCTCAGTAAAGTTTCAACAAGTGTCAGCTTTTTAATCTCTTTTGCCCTATACGCTATAGGGTTTGGCTATTTTTTACTGCGCGAAGACACCCCAGAGCCTTTAGCGCAAGCTGGGACCACTAAGGTTACCATGAGTTTAGCCAGCATTAACACCAATTCTAAAGTGAAGACGAATGCCGAATCCGCTAAACCCAAAGAAGAGCCTAAAGAAGAACCCAAGAAAGAAGAGCCAAAAAAAGAAGTAGCAAAGCCTAAGCCTAAGCCTAAACCCAAGCCAAAACCCAAGCCCAAGCCCAAGCCTGAACCCAAACTCAAACCTGAACCAAAGCCAAAACCTAAGCCTGAGCCAAAACCCGAGCCTAAAGTTGAAAAACCTAAGAAAGAAGAGCCTAAAGAAGAACCCAAAAAAGAAGAAGCTAAAGAGGAAGCTAAAGAAAAAAGCACTCCTAAACAAGTAACGACTAAAGATATAGTCAAAGAAAAAGACAAGCAAGAAGAGTCTAACAAGACTTCTGAGGGCGCTACTTCTGAAGCTCAAGCTTATAACCCAGGTGTGAGCAACGAATTTTTAATGAAGATCCAAACCGCTATTTCTTCTAAGAACCGCTATCCCAAAATGGCGCAGATTAGGGGCATTGAGGGCGAAGTGTTGGTGAGCTTTACGATCAATGCTGATGGGAGCGTTACAGACATTAAAGTGGTCAAAAGCAACACGACTGATATTTTAAACCATGCGGCTTTAGAAGCCATTAAGAACGCGGCGCATTTGTTCCCTAAACCAGACGAAACCGTGCATCTAAAAATCCCTATCGCTTATAGCTTGAAAGAAGACTAA
- the exbD gene encoding TonB system transport protein ExbD — translation MKSIRRGDGLNVVPFIDIMLVLLAIVLSVSTFIAQGKIKVSLPNAKNAEKSQPNDQKVVVISVDEHDNIFVDDKPMNLEALSAVVKQTDPKTLIDLKSDKSSRFETFISIMDILKEHNHENFSISTQAQ, via the coding sequence ATGAAAAGCATCAGAAGAGGCGATGGGCTGAATGTTGTCCCTTTCATTGATATTATGCTCGTTTTGCTAGCGATTGTGTTAAGCGTTTCTACTTTTATTGCGCAAGGTAAGATTAAAGTCAGTCTACCTAACGCTAAAAATGCGGAAAAATCCCAGCCAAACGATCAAAAAGTGGTGGTCATCTCTGTGGATGAGCATGACAATATTTTCGTAGATGACAAACCGATGAATTTAGAAGCTTTGAGCGCTGTAGTCAAACAAACAGACCCTAAAACCCTTATAGACTTAAAAAGCGACAAAAGCTCTCGTTTTGAAACTTTTATCAGCATTATGGATATTTTAAAAGAGCATAATCATGAAAATTTCTCCATCTCCACGCAAGCTCAGTAA
- the exbB gene encoding TonB-system energizer ExbB, which yields MGGFSVGMLKDYVDIFVFAVLGVASFLALWFAIERVIFYSKVNLKAYDDIDALNLDLTKNLTILYVIYSNAPYVGLLGTVLGIMVIFYDMGVSGGMDAKTIMVGLSLALKATALGLAVAIPTLIAYNSLLRKSDVLSEKFRIMKK from the coding sequence ATGGGCGGTTTTTCAGTGGGAATGTTGAAAGATTATGTGGACATATTTGTTTTTGCGGTGCTTGGCGTGGCCAGTTTTTTAGCTTTGTGGTTTGCGATTGAAAGGGTTATTTTTTATTCTAAAGTCAATTTGAAAGCTTATGATGATATAGACGCCTTGAATTTGGATTTAACCAAGAATCTAACCATTCTCTATGTGATTTATTCTAACGCGCCTTATGTGGGCTTATTAGGGACGGTTTTAGGGATCATGGTGATTTTCTATGACATGGGCGTGAGTGGCGGGATGGACGCTAAAACGATCATGGTAGGTTTGTCTTTGGCTTTAAAAGCGACCGCTCTAGGGCTTGCTGTGGCGATTCCCACTTTGATCGCTTATAATAGCTTGTTGAGAAAATCTGATGTTTTGAGTGAAAAATTCAGGATCATGAAAAAATGA
- the nikR gene encoding nickel-responsive transcriptional regulator NikR — translation MDTPNKDDSIIRFSVSLQQNLLDELDNRIIKNGYSSRSELVRDMIREKLVEDNWAEDNPNDEGKIAVLVVIYDHHQRELNQRMIDIQHASGTHVLCTTHIHMDAHNCLETIILQGNSFEIQRLQLEIGGLRGVKFAKLTKASSFECNE, via the coding sequence ATGGATACACCCAATAAAGACGATTCAATCATCCGCTTTTCGGTTTCTTTGCAACAAAATTTATTAGATGAATTAGACAACCGCATCATTAAAAACGGCTATTCTTCTCGCTCAGAATTAGTGCGCGACATGATCAGAGAAAAATTAGTAGAAGACAATTGGGCAGAAGATAACCCTAATGATGAGGGTAAAATCGCCGTGCTTGTGGTGATTTATGATCACCACCAAAGGGAATTGAACCAACGCATGATAGACATCCAGCATGCCAGCGGGACGCATGTTTTATGCACCACGCACATTCACATGGATGCACACAATTGCTTGGAGACGATTATTTTACAAGGCAATTCGTTTGAAATCCAACGCTTGCAATTAGAAATCGGGGGGCTTAGGGGGGTTAAATTCGCTAAATTAACTAAGGCGTCTAGTTTTGAATGCAATGAGTAG
- the nadD gene encoding nicotinate (nicotinamide) nucleotide adenylyltransferase, which produces MSSVLRYKELALYGGSFDPLHKAHLAIIEQTLELLPFAQLIVLPAYQNPFKKPCFLDAKTRFKELERALKGMPRVLLSDFEIKQERAVPTIESVIHFQKLYRPKTLYLVIGADCLRHLSSWTNATELLKRVELVVFERIGYEEIQFKGHYHPLKGIDAPISSSAIRASLGV; this is translated from the coding sequence ATGAGTAGCGTCTTAAGATACAAAGAATTGGCGCTCTATGGAGGGAGTTTTGATCCCTTGCACAAGGCTCATTTAGCCATTATTGAGCAAACTTTAGAATTACTGCCTTTCGCTCAGCTCATTGTCTTACCCGCTTATCAAAACCCTTTCAAAAAGCCATGTTTTTTGGACGCAAAAACCCGTTTTAAGGAATTGGAAAGAGCTTTAAAGGGAATGCCTAGGGTGTTGTTGAGCGATTTTGAAATCAAACAAGAAAGGGCTGTGCCTACGATAGAAAGCGTGATTCATTTTCAAAAACTCTATCGCCCTAAAACGCTTTATTTAGTCATAGGAGCGGATTGCTTGAGGCATCTTTCTTCTTGGACTAACGCTACAGAGCTTTTAAAAAGAGTGGAATTAGTGGTTTTTGAAAGGATTGGCTATGAAGAGATCCAGTTTAAGGGACACTATCACCCTTTAAAGGGCATTGACGCACCGATTTCTTCTAGCGCGATTAGGGCTAGTTTGGGGGTTTAA
- a CDS encoding J domain-containing protein: MAKIELLAKFTQIALPNSHPLLKKVLHYAKKHFSQCHMLSSSLLILNDTECFKKNYLLNWVYHALECAHEKDISMHSLEDVLQKSHLPIRIKIINQNTLLEKIEVKVLTFGAEYALFITKHPIAKRFLRQKFNGYVFLETQDELHIRGDSERFWELIVTLNENRIVHNACLDFIYPNGFGKDSYTTMAERKLKECYKTLGFIKHENFSEVKKRYLELAKTYHPDLCDLKEKKALYAKRFAIIQEAYRHIKKHA; encoded by the coding sequence ATGGCCAAAATTGAATTGTTAGCCAAATTCACGCAAATCGCGCTCCCTAACAGCCACCCTTTGTTGAAAAAAGTTTTACACTACGCCAAAAAGCATTTCAGCCAGTGCCACATGCTCTCTTCATCGTTACTCATCTTAAACGACACGGAATGCTTTAAAAAAAACTACTTGCTCAATTGGGTCTATCATGCCCTTGAATGCGCGCATGAGAAAGATATTAGCATGCATTCTTTAGAAGATGTTTTACAAAAAAGCCACCTGCCCATACGCATCAAAATCATCAATCAAAACACGCTTTTAGAAAAAATAGAAGTGAAAGTTTTAACCTTTGGGGCAGAATACGCGCTTTTTATCACCAAGCACCCTATCGCCAAGCGGTTTTTACGCCAAAAATTCAACGGCTATGTGTTTTTAGAAACCCAAGATGAATTGCATATAAGAGGCGATTCAGAGCGTTTTTGGGAACTCATTGTAACGCTCAATGAAAATAGAATCGTCCATAACGCATGCTTAGATTTCATCTACCCTAATGGCTTTGGCAAAGACAGCTACACCACTATGGCTGAGCGCAAATTAAAAGAATGCTATAAAACGCTAGGGTTTATCAAGCATGAAAATTTCAGCGAAGTCAAAAAGCGCTATTTAGAATTGGCTAAAACCTACCACCCTGATTTGTGCGATCTCAAAGAAAAAAAGGCTCTTTATGCCAAACGTTTTGCGATCATTCAAGAGGCGTATCGCCACATTAAAAAACATGCTTAA
- the mnmA gene encoding tRNA 2-thiouridine(34) synthase MnmA, translating into MKIAVLLSGGVDSSYSAYSLKEQGHELVGIYLKLHASEKKHDLYIKNAQKACEFLDIPLEVLDFQKDFKSAVYDEFISAYEEGQTPNPCALCNPLMKFGLALDHALKLGCEKIATGHYARVKEIDKISYIQEALDKTKDQSYFLYALEHEVIAKLVFPLGGLLKKDIKPLALNAMPFLGTLETYKESQEICFVEKSYIDTLKKHVEVEKEGVVKNLKGEIIGTHKGYMQYTIGKRKGFNIKGALEPHFVVGIDAKKNELIVGKKEDLATHSLKAKNKSLTKDFKNGEYSIKARYRSVPAKAFVSLKDEVIEVGFKEPFYGVAKGQALVVYKDDILLGGGVIV; encoded by the coding sequence ATGAAAATAGCGGTATTACTCAGTGGGGGGGTGGATAGCTCTTATAGCGCTTATAGCTTAAAAGAGCAAGGGCATGAATTAGTGGGGATTTATTTAAAACTCCATGCGAGTGAAAAAAAGCATGATTTATACATTAAAAACGCTCAAAAAGCGTGCGAGTTTTTAGACATTCCTTTAGAGGTGTTGGATTTTCAAAAGGATTTCAAAAGCGCGGTTTATGATGAATTTATCAGCGCTTATGAAGAAGGGCAAACCCCTAACCCATGCGCGTTGTGCAACCCTTTAATGAAGTTTGGGTTAGCTTTGGATCACGCTTTAAAATTAGGGTGTGAAAAGATCGCTACCGGGCATTATGCGAGAGTTAAAGAAATTGACAAAATAAGTTATATTCAAGAGGCTTTGGATAAAACTAAAGATCAGAGCTATTTTTTATACGCTTTAGAGCATGAAGTGATCGCTAAATTGGTGTTCCCTTTAGGGGGTTTGTTAAAAAAAGATATTAAGCCTTTAGCCTTGAATGCGATGCCTTTTTTAGGCACTTTAGAGACTTATAAGGAATCTCAAGAAATTTGTTTTGTGGAAAAAAGCTACATTGACACTTTAAAAAAGCATGTTGAAGTGGAAAAAGAGGGCGTGGTGAAGAATTTAAAAGGCGAAATCATTGGCACGCATAAGGGCTATATGCAATACACGATTGGCAAACGCAAAGGCTTTAACATTAAAGGCGCGTTAGAACCGCATTTTGTGGTGGGGATTGACGCTAAAAAGAACGAGTTGATTGTGGGCAAAAAAGAAGATTTAGCCACGCATTCGCTTAAGGCTAAAAACAAATCTTTAACGAAAGATTTTAAAAATGGCGAATATTCTATCAAGGCCCGTTACAGGAGCGTGCCTGCTAAAGCGTTTGTGAGTTTAAAAGATGAGGTGATTGAAGTGGGGTTTAAAGAGCCTTTTTATGGCGTGGCTAAAGGGCAAGCATTGGTCGTTTATAAAGATGACATCTTGCTTGGCGGGGGCGTGATTGTTTAA
- the dnaJ gene encoding molecular chaperone DnaJ, which produces MELSYYEILEVEKHSNQETIKKSYRKLALKYHPDRNAGDKEAEEKFKLINEAYGVLGDEKKRALYDRYGKKGLNQAGTSQSDFSDFFEDLGSFFEDAFGFGARGGKRQKSSIAPDYLQTIELSFKEAVFGCKKTIKAQYQSVCESCDGTGAKDKALETCKQCNGQGQVFMRQGFMSFAQTCGACQGKGKIIKTPCQACKGKTYILKDEEIDAIIPEGIDDQNRMVLKNKGNEYEKGKRGDLYLEARVKEDEHFKREGCDLFIEAPVFFTTIALGHTIKVPSLRGGELELKIPRNAKDRQTFAFRNEGVKHPESSYRGSLIVVLQVIYPKSLNKEQQGLLEKLHASFGYEGEPHKSVLETCVSKIKDWFK; this is translated from the coding sequence GTGGAATTGAGTTATTATGAAATTTTAGAAGTGGAAAAACACAGCAACCAAGAGACCATTAAAAAGTCTTACAGAAAGCTGGCTTTAAAATACCACCCGGACCGAAACGCCGGCGATAAAGAAGCCGAAGAAAAGTTCAAACTCATCAATGAAGCCTATGGGGTGCTAGGCGATGAAAAGAAGCGGGCCTTATACGACAGGTATGGTAAAAAAGGCTTAAACCAAGCCGGCACGAGCCAGAGCGATTTTTCTGATTTTTTTGAAGATTTAGGCTCGTTTTTTGAAGACGCTTTTGGGTTTGGCGCTAGGGGAGGTAAAAGGCAAAAAAGCTCTATCGCACCGGATTATTTGCAAACCATTGAATTGAGTTTTAAAGAGGCGGTTTTTGGCTGTAAAAAAACCATTAAAGCCCAATACCAAAGTGTCTGTGAAAGTTGCGATGGCACGGGCGCTAAAGACAAAGCCCTAGAGACTTGCAAGCAATGCAATGGGCAGGGGCAGGTGTTCATGCGTCAAGGTTTTATGAGTTTTGCGCAAACTTGTGGGGCGTGTCAAGGCAAGGGCAAGATCATTAAAACCCCATGCCAAGCGTGTAAGGGTAAAACCTACATTCTTAAAGATGAAGAAATTGATGCGATAATCCCTGAGGGCATTGATGATCAAAACCGCATGGTGCTTAAAAATAAGGGCAATGAATACGAGAAGGGGAAAAGAGGGGATTTGTATTTAGAAGCGCGAGTCAAAGAAGATGAGCATTTCAAGCGCGAAGGCTGTGATTTGTTCATTGAAGCGCCGGTGTTTTTCACCACTATCGCTTTAGGGCATACGATTAAAGTGCCATCTTTAAGAGGAGGCGAATTGGAATTAAAAATCCCTAGAAACGCCAAAGACAGGCAAACTTTTGCGTTTAGAAACGAGGGCGTGAAGCACCCCGAAAGCTCTTATAGGGGGAGTTTGATCGTGGTGTTGCAAGTGATTTATCCAAAAAGTTTGAATAAAGAGCAGCAAGGGTTATTGGAAAAATTGCATGCGAGTTTTGGCTATGAGGGCGAACCGCATAAAAGCGTTTTAGAAACTTGCGTTTCTAAAATTAAAGACTGGTTTAAATAA